The following DNA comes from Sinorhizobium mexicanum.
GAAAATCCTGCAGAGCACGACCGGATCGACGGCTTCGAGCATATCGACAAGGTGATCGATATCGACCAGTCGCCGATCGGCCGCACGCCGCGCTCGAACCCGGCGACCTATACCGGTGCCTTCACGCCGATTCGCGATTGGTTTGCAGGGCTTCCCGAGGCGAAGGCGCGCGGCTACCAGCCGGGACGCTTCTCCTTCAACGTCAAGGGCGGCCGCTGTGAAGCCTGCCAGGGAGACGGCGTCATCAAGATCGAGATGCACTTCCTCCCGGACGTCTACGTCACCTGCGACGTCTGCCATGGCAAGCGCTACAACCGCGAAACGCTGGACGTGCATTTCAAAGGTAAGTCGATTGCCGACGTGCTCGACATGACGGTCGAAGAAGGCGTCGAATTCTTCTCGGCCGTGCCGTCAGTGCGCGACAAGCTCGTGACGCTGAACCAGGTGGGCCTTGGCTATATCAAGGTGGGGCAACAGGCGAACACCCTTTCGGGTGGCGAAGCGCAGCGCGTGAAGCTCGCCAAGGAACTGTCGAAACGGTCGACCGGCCGCACGCTCTATATCCTCGACGAACCGACAACGGGCTTGCATTTCCACGACGTAGCGAAACTTCTTGAAGTTCTGCATGAGCTCGTCAATCAGGGAAATTCGGTCGTGGTCATCGAGCACAATCTGGAAGTCATCAAGACGGCCGACTGGATCATCGACTTCGGCCCGGAGGGCGGCGACGGCGGCGGCGAAGTGATCGCCAGGGGTACGCCGGAAGACGTGGTGAAGGAGCCCCGCTCCTATACCGGGCAATTCCTGAAAGAGCTGCTGGAGCGTCGACCGCTCAAGAAGGTCGAAGCGGCGGAGTGACCGGCTTACGGCCGATCCGCGTTTCCGACACGGGGTGGAACGCGGCGCTCGGTTGGAACTGACGCTCGCTCGGAAACGGGTGGCCGTGCTGACGGGGATCGGCGACGCTGATTGCGAGTGTCGTCGAGCCGTTTGGCGGCAATGAGGTGAAACGCCCCGAAGGGCCGTGAGGAGGAGACGATGACACAATCCGGGAAAATCCGCGTCGGCATCGGCGGCTGGACCTTCGAGCCCTGGGAAGGCACCTTCTACCCTTCCGACCTGCCGAAGAAGCGCCAGCTCGAATTCGCCGGCAAGGAACTGCGGACGATCGAGATCAACGGTACCTATTACAGCTCGCAGAAGCCGGAAACCTTTGCCCGGTGGGCGGCGGAAGTCCCGGACGATTTTATCTTCTCGCTGAAAGCCAGCCGCTTCGTGACGAATCGCAAGATTCTCGCCGAAGCCGGTGAATCGATGGGGAGATTCCTGACCCAGGGCCTGACGGAACTGGGCGAGCACCTCGGCCCTATCCTTTGGCAGTTCGCGCCAACCAAGAAATTCGAGCCGGACGATTTCGAAGGATTTCTCAAGCTCCTTCCGGAAAAGCAGGATGGGCTGAAGCTTCGCCATGTGGTCGAGGTCCGCAGTCCGTCCTTTCAAACGCCCGACTTCATCGGACTCCTGAACAAATACAAGGTGGCGGTCGTGCTCGCCGAACATGCGGACTATCCGATGATCGCCGACGTCACCGCGGACTTCGTCTATGCGCGACTGCAGATCGGCAGCGATGACATAAAGACCTGTTATCCGCCAAAGGACCTGGATCTCTGGGCCGAACGGCTGAAAACCTTTGCGGCGGGCGGCGAGCCGGAAGGGCTCGAGAAGAGTGCGCCGGACCGCAACGCAGACAAGCAGTCCCGCGACGTTTTTGCCTTCTTCATAACCTCGGGCAAGATCAACGCGCCGAATGGTGCACGAGAACTGCAGAAGCGGGTGGGTTAGCCCGCCCCGCCGCTATCTCGAACGGCGTAGCGCCGAGCACAAGGTGATTCGCTGCAGCGGGGTCGCCGCGGCGACGCTAGTGCATGTATCCTTAAATCGGAGCCGATTTAAGGATACATGCAGCAGCTCAAAGTGCTACAGCTGATAAGACGCGCGGCGCTGTAGTGTCGTGGGCGCTCGCTCAAATCGCCACGGAGCTGCCTCTTCGATGTCACCGCACAGCGAATCACTAAGGTGCGGTCATAGACGGACCGTGTTTGCAATCGCGGGTAGCGGTACGGCATAGCCTTCATCTGCTTTTTTACCCCTGAAAATTTTGATCTTGCCCCTGCCGTTGCGGCATTGTCGCAGGCAACCTGCTGAAGTCCCTGATTTTCAACGGCTTGACCAATGTCCCCGTTTTCCACAGTCGATCCACACAACATATAGCGCTCAAACTTCCGTCACAAACCACCCCTTGACGCCCCGAGCCGATTCACGGTTAATGGATTTCACGTTGCGACGGCGGCGGACCGGGAAGTTAAGAGGCCGGTTCATCTCCCCAAATCGTCGGTCCTGGCATGCGATCCGCACGGATGATCCGTGTGGCCGCGGCGGGGGAGTTTTGCGCGATTTTCGGGCCGTCGGGACAACATTCAGGCTGGCATAAATGACTTGTTAATACTATATTTAGTGTTTGCAGCCAGCATAATCACAAGATACAGGGTGACCCAGGGCGTGGGTTTCCTTCAAATGACGGAAGCTGGAGCTGGCTGCGGGACCTCGCGGCCGGGCGGGGATATTTGCGCCTCGGGCGCATGGCAACAAAGGACACGGGACCATGAAGATCGAACGCCGTTTCACGAAGGCCGGGCAAACCGCCTACGCCGAGATCGATTTCCGCAAGGCGACGAGTGAGATCAAGAACCCGGATGGGTCGATCGTTTTCCGCCTCGAGAACATCGATGTGCCGGCGCAGTTCTCCCAGGTCGCCGCCGACATTCTGGCGCAGAAGTATTTCCGCAAGGCGGGCGTGCCGGCCAAGCTGAAGCGTGTCGAGGAAAACGACGTACCCTCCTTCCTGTGGCGCTCCGTGCCCGATACCGATGCGCTGAAGGCGCTGCCGAAGGATGAGCAGTACGGCTCCGAAACGGATGCGCGCCAGGTTTTCGATCGCCTGGCCGGCACCTGGACCTATTGGGGCTGGAAGGGCGGCTACTTCGACACGGAAGAAGATGCTGCCGCTTTCCGTGACGAACTCGCCTACATGCTCGCGACCCAGCGCGTCGCGCCGAACTCGCCGCAATGGTTCAACACCGGCCTGCACTGGGCCTACGGCATCGATGGCCCCGGCCAGGGCCACTTCTATGTCGATCCCTTTACCGGCAAGCTGACGAAGTCGAAATCCGCTTACGAGCACCCGCAGCCGCATGCCTGCTTCATCCAGTCCGTTGCCGATGACCTCGTCAACGAGGGCGGCATCATGGATCTCTGGGTGCGCGAGGCGCGCCTCTTCAAATACGGCTCCGGCACCGGCTCCAACTTCTCGCATCTGCGTGGCGAAGGCGAAAAGCTGTCGGGCGGCGGCAAGTCCTCCGGCCTCATGAGCTTCCTGAAGATCGGCGACCGCGCCGCCGGCGCCATCAAGTCGGGCGGCACGACGCGCCGCGCTGCCAAGATGGTGGTCGTCGACATCGACCATCCGGATATCGAGGAATACATCAACTGGAAGGTCA
Coding sequences within:
- a CDS encoding DUF72 domain-containing protein, coding for MTQSGKIRVGIGGWTFEPWEGTFYPSDLPKKRQLEFAGKELRTIEINGTYYSSQKPETFARWAAEVPDDFIFSLKASRFVTNRKILAEAGESMGRFLTQGLTELGEHLGPILWQFAPTKKFEPDDFEGFLKLLPEKQDGLKLRHVVEVRSPSFQTPDFIGLLNKYKVAVVLAEHADYPMIADVTADFVYARLQIGSDDIKTCYPPKDLDLWAERLKTFAAGGEPEGLEKSAPDRNADKQSRDVFAFFITSGKINAPNGARELQKRVG